A genome region from Hippopotamus amphibius kiboko isolate mHipAmp2 chromosome 1, mHipAmp2.hap2, whole genome shotgun sequence includes the following:
- the CDO1 gene encoding cysteine dioxygenase type 1, with protein sequence MERTEVLKPRTLADLIRILHQLFAGEEVNVEEVQAVLEAYESNPAEWAVYAKFDQYRYTRNLVDQGNGKFNLMILCWGEGHGSSIHDHTDSHCFLKMLQGNLKETLFAWPDKKSNEMIKKSERILRENQCAYINDSIGLHRVENISHTEPAMSLHLYSPPFDTCHAFDQRTGHKSKVTMTFHSKFGIRTPFTASGSLENN encoded by the exons ATGGAGCGGACCGAGGTGCTAAAGCCACGCACCCTGGCGGATCTGATCCGCATCCTGCACCAGCTCTTTGCCGGCGAGGAGGTCAATGTGGAGGAGGTGCAGGCCGTCCTGGAAGCCTACGAGAGCAACCCCGCCGAGTGGGCGGTGTACGCCAAGTTTGACCAGTACAG ATATACCCGAAATCTTGTGgatcaaggaaatggaaaatttaatCTCATGATTCTGTGTTGGGGTGAAGGACACGGCAG caGTATCCATGATCACACCGACTCCCACTGCTTTCTGAAGATGCTGCAGGGAAATCTAAAGGAGACATTATTTGCGTGGCCTGACAAAAAATCCAATGAGATGATCAAGAAGTCTGAAAGAATCTTGAGGGAAAACCAGTGTGCCTACATCAACG attccattgGCTTACATCGAGTAGAGAATATTAGCCACACAGAACCTGCCATGAGCCTTCACTTGTACAGTCCGCCTTTTGATACGTGCCATGCCTTTGATCAAAGAACAGGACATAAAAGCAAAGTCACCATGACATTCCATAGCAAATTTGGAATCAGGACTCCATTT ACAGCTTCAGGATCACTGGAGAACAACTAA